One stretch of Podospora pseudoanserina strain CBS 124.78 chromosome 4, whole genome shotgun sequence DNA includes these proteins:
- a CDS encoding hypothetical protein (EggNog:ENOG503NVK5; COG:S), with the protein MAGIALLGAGIFARHEHLPAILASPNLLSLKAVYSRSQTSSVALADALPADGPKPDIYYDSPSEPGRGLADLLKRDDIVAVDVALPILAQPEVIKAALKAGKHVLSEKPVAADVKGARELIKWYETELPAEKKPLWGVAENFRFMKSLVFAGEEVKRIGGRVVSFKLEKFGWVAEDNKYFNTQWRKVPDYQGGFLLDGGVHFVAALRYLLGASGQELSKVAAYTALLEERLQPLDTIHGVASTKQGVNGSIVLSFGTEFKNGTDLEIITTNGTVSWSPTEVKTVTKEGESKKEFEYSSGVGEEVAVFARAIKAGTGKVDGLQTPEEAFKDLEVLEGLLESGSGGAKVKEISV; encoded by the exons ATGGCAGGAATCGCTCTCCTTGGTGCCGGCATCTTTGCCCGTCATG AACACctccccgccatcctcgcctccccaaaCTTGCTCTCCCTCAAAGCAGTCTACTCCCGTTCTCAGACCTCCTCCGTCGCCCTAGCCGACGCCCTCCCCGCCGACGGCCCCAAGCCAGACATCTACTATGACTCCCCCTCCGAGCCCGGCCGCGGCCTGGCTGACCTCCTCAAGAGAGACGACATCGTCGCCGTGGACGTTGCGTTGCCTATTCTGGCCCAGCCCGAGGTGATCAAAGCTGCTCTCAAGGCCGGAAAGCACGTCCTTTCCGAGAAGCCCGTCGCGGCCGATGTCAAGGGGGCAAGGGAGTTGATCAAGTGGTACGAGACTGAATTGCcagccgagaagaagccgcTGTGGGGTGTGGCGGAGAACTTTCGGTTCATGAAGAGTTTGGTgtttgctggggaggaggtcaagaggaTTGGAGGCCGGGTGGTGAGCTTCAAGCTGGAGAAGTTTGGGTGGGTGGCGGAGGATAACAAGTATTTCAACACTCAGT GGCGCAAGGTTCCTGACTACCAGGGTGGATTCTTGCTGGACGGTGGAGTGCATTTTGTGGCTGCGCTGCGATACTTGCTTGGGGCTTCTGGACAGGAGTTGAGCAAGGTGGCTGCGTATACCGCTCTTTTGGAAGAGAGATTACAGCCTTTGGATACCATCCACGGTGTTGCTTCGACCAAGCAGGGCGTGAATGGCTCGATTGTGCTTTCTTTTGGGACCGAGTTCAAGAACGGGACGGATTTGGAGATCATCACAACCAATGGAACTGTCAGCTGGAGCCCAACCGAGGTCAAGACTGTGAccaaggagggggagagcaAGAAAGAATTTGAGTACAGCTCTggtgttggcgaggaggtggctGTGTTTGCACGGGCTATCAAGGCCGGCACTGGAAAGGTCGACGGTCTGCAGACTCCCGAGGAAGCGTTCAAGGActtggaggttttggaaggATTGCTAGAGTCTGGATCTGGGGGCgccaaggtgaaggagattTCGGTTTAA
- a CDS encoding hypothetical protein (EggNog:ENOG503P42Z; COG:S): MHHEGPVSTMPMTFVLSTSTPLFWASWQPQNAGDYAATCIFLVVLAAWTRVLMAIRHTLERASWGRKSSYPAYHRHKVGSDEETDEHIHGSGSSNAIPTLAQPVKPVSGARIILMGLRSYWLDTPLSLRLARAGFDMAIAGHAYLVMLAVMTMNVGYFLAVLIGVFAGTFLFTAAKDNNGGHPDEDEC; the protein is encoded by the exons ATGCATCACGAGGGTCCCGTGTCAACGATGCCTATGACGTTCGTTCTGTCGACATCAACGCCACTGTTTTGGGCCTCGTGGCAACCCCAAAACGCAGGCGACTACGCGGCAACGTGCATCTTTCTCGTGGTTCTTGCTGCGTGGACACGTGTGTTGATGGCCATCCGGCACACTCTTGAGCGCGCaagctgggggaggaagTCGTCGTACCCAGCATACCACCGACACAAAGTTGGCAGCGACGAGGAGACTGACGAGCACATACATGGCTCCGGCTCCAGCAATGCAATACCAACACTTGCACAGCCTGTCAAACCTGTCAGCGGTGCCCGGATAATCCTAATGGGTTTGCGAAGCTATTGGCTCGACACACCACTCTCATTGAGACTCGCGAGGGCAGGCTTCGATATGGCCATAGCAGGTCATGCATATCTCGT AATGTTGGCTGTGATGACGATGAACGTCGGATACTTCCTTGCCGTATTGATAGGTGTATTTGCTGGGACCTTCCTGTTTACCGCTGCCAAGGATAACAACGGCGGACACCCAGATGAAGATGAATGTTAG
- a CDS encoding hypothetical protein (EggNog:ENOG503P7QU), translating into MGHSSKFPFSLPGRKHKQSQPAASAAPLSISEPLTKAQRILGTTAISLDLAGATSDTTKWGPWDGQSNAGISINVTETPAGRDNAGSRLGSARRDDAHHGSSGNRDRRWEEESAVLPKDNMAPSGRHDDTTDASSLRRQQSSSTIRSYYDKAKVPLAISQQTANSAMAKGLPSKAHAILDFDGNFNTEPKGLKKKKPSRLDLSSLLSKRSHKHLRPEPTSGHVLGSDVLTTSPSVMSSSSASTPPPISQRIDRRLRNKMTKESLREQTATPDPRPSPISSAGRSDSPKQIPIKPNAELHNLYDHYEQKTFDEALENNYQQVPERRGPPPDRALPAYPTPPTSNTGKPSLSPFPRSASRTGQRQDPPPLTVKVPDVHLVRPPSAPSLVSPMADCASISSRHTRTSKASKRTDRSLTEIDLLQNSVLALSSDSEDDYDACSDQLAVPPPPSDGPASPVSPRSAMSQPSFTRSEDSSRSKVPKQTTFAESPQYFPTREQQAAASKAPKTNPRSSSLAPSSSMNNSLQIYPPQNRSSSGTTGTARTHGYSALQTPTTYEAKVISMVPKSKSQDQPVWTVPEETQFEDFPAPPIHPTQRPPQASRPEQTPPLSPTSVDFYLQSQRSSSTQDDGSIASRGSQGSGNRSGRRGSAASSIQDNQSGRFMAVTRQEEMLLAALRQKRARMREDILAEYEDNTDQEEHPGLKREVTNDSSGMSMMSRQSSFSMSTVRAEANPLSARPRHQDSVRSRASSSAVEQSGKHGHILVMMDESSSDVGPMVQLDDFPAPAESDRRGSKSSSRSGQPHKQRASLSAMSMPTTGARRPPRSGSLPRKGSSDQTSVQPTHPANNSIPNQILEDPAEDEEDEGIPRPDSPISPSDFPVPLSATNPSTKIANKKHLRLSAFGTYKPNIEAGWWDDSG; encoded by the coding sequence ATGGGCCACTCGTCCAAATTTCCCTTCTCGCTCCCGGGCCGAAAACACAAACAGTCGCAACCCGCCGCCTCTGCCGCGCCGCTGTCCATCTCAGAGCCACTCACAAAAGCCCAGAGGATCCtcggcaccaccgccatcagcCTCGATCTCGCAGGCGCAACATCAGACACCACAAAATGGGGGCCGTGGGACGGCCAATCGAACGCGGGGATCAGCATCAATGTCACGGAAACACCGGCCGGGCGGGACAATGCGGGCTCTCGATTGGGATCTGCGCGTCGTGATGATGCACACCATGGATCTTCGGGGAACCGAGACAGGCgctgggaggaagagtcGGCTGTGTTGCCCAAGGACAATATGGCGCCATCAGGACGCCACGACGACACCACTGATGCCTCCAGCCTGCGTCGCCAGCAGTCCAGCTCCACCATCCGATCCTACTACGACAAGGCGAAAGTGCCATTGGCCATCTCCCAGCAGACCGCAAACTCGGCCATGGCCAAGGGACTGCCATCCAAGGCGCATGCCATTCTCGACTTTGACGGCAACTTCAACACCGAGCCGAAagggctgaagaagaagaagccctccAGGCTCGATCTCTCCTCGCTCCTGTCCAAGAGGAGTCACAAACATCTCAGACCGGAACCCACCAGCGGCCACGTCCTGGGCTCTGATGTGCTTACCACATCACCGTCCGTCATGTCCAGCTCCTCTGCATCAACGCCCCCGCCGATTTCACAGCGAATTGACCGGAGACTTCGGAACAAGATGACCAAGGAGTCATTACGAGAACAAACAGCCACTCCCGATCCACGGCCGTCACCCATCAGCTCGGCCGGGCGCTCGGATAGCCCAAAACAAATCCCCATCAAGCCCAACGCCGAACTGCACAACCTTTATGACCATTATGAACAAAAAACGTTTGACGAGGCGCTGGAGAATAACTACCAGCAAGTTCCAGAGCGTCGGGGGCCACCGCCAGACCGCGCGCTCCCAGCAtatccaacaccacccaccagcaacacgggaaaaccctccctctcacctTTTCCGCGCAGCGCATCGCGGACAGGCCAGAGGCAAGATCCGCCACCTCTGACTGTCAAGGTTCCAGATGTCCATCTGGTCAGGCCCCCAAGCGCGCCCAGTCTTGTATCGCCCATGGCCGACTGTGCCAGCATTTCCAGTCGGCACACGCGAACGTCCAAAGCGTCAAAACGCACAGACCGCAGCCTAACGGAGATTGACCTGCTTCAGAACAGCGTCTTGGCCCTCTCGTCCGATTCAGAAGACGACTACGATGCCTGTAGCGATCAGCTTGCCGtccccccgccccccagTGATGGCCCCGCCAGTCCCGTCAGCCCACGATCGGCCATGTCTCAACCATCTTTCACCAGATCCGAAGACTCGAGCCGAAGCAAGGTGCCCAAGCAGACCACCTTTGCCGAAAGTCCGCAGTACTTCCCGACCCGGGAGCAACAGGCTGCGGCTTCCAAAGCGCCAAAAACTAACCCAAGGTCCAGCTCATTGGCCCCCAGCTCCAGCATGAACAACTCACTGCAGATCTACCCCCCACAAAACCGTTCCTCCAGCGGCACGACGGGTACGGCCCGAACGCATGGGTATTCGGCGCTTCAAACCCCAACGACGTACGAAGCCAAGGTGATCAGCATGGTGCCCAAGAGCAAGTCCCAGGACCAGCCAGTGTGGACTGTGCCCGAGGAGACCCAGTTTGAGGACTTTCCAGcgccccccatccatcccactcAGCGACCACCGCAGGCTTCACGCCCCGAGCAGACACCGCCACTGTCGCCCACTAGCGTGGACTTTTATCTGCAGAGTCAACGGTCGTCTTCCACGCAGGACGATGGTTCCATAGCTAGCAGAGGCAGCCAGGGCAGTGGCAACCGCAGCGGACGCCGTGGCAGTGCCGCCAGCAGCATTCAGGACAACCAGAGCGGGCGCTTCATGGCAGTGACGCGGCAGGAAGagatgctgctggctgccTTGCGTCAGAAGCGCGCCCGGATGCGTGAGGATATTCTTGCCGAATATGAGGATAACACGGACCAGGAGGAACACCCGGGCCTGAAGCGGGAGGTGACCAACGACAGCAGCGGCATGAGCATGATGTCAAGGCAGTCGTCTTTCAGCATGAGCACCGTCCGCGCCGAGGCAAACCCGCTGTCGGCACGACCCCGTCACCAGGACTCTGTTCGGTCACGGGCGAGCAGCTCAGCGGTTGAGCAAAGCGGAAAGCACGGTCACATCCTCGTCATGATGGACGAGTCCAGCTCGGATGTTGGGCCAATGGTGCAGCTGGACGACTTTCCCGCGCCGGCCGAGTCTGACCGCCGGGGAAGCAAGTCCAGCTCCAGATCGGGACAACCTCACAAGCAGCGTGCATCCTTGTCGGCAATGTCCATGCCCACTACCGGCGCGCGGAGGCCACCTCGGAGCGGCAGTCTTCCACGCAAAGGATCATCCGATCAAACCAGCGttcaacccacccacccgGCCAACAACTCGATCCCAAATCAGATCCTGGAGGATCCGgctgaggacgaagaagacgaaggcATTCCGCGCCCAGACTCGCCCATCTCGCCCTCGGATTTCCCCGTTCCCCTGTCGGCCACAAATCCGTCGACCAAGATtgccaacaagaagcacCTGAGGCTCAGTGCGTTTGGCACCTACAAGCCGAATATAGAGGCCGGCTGGTGGGACGATTCTGGCTGA
- a CDS encoding hypothetical protein (EggNog:ENOG503P10U), producing the protein MAFFADVGGFVFEAAASGPFPLNAKQLHWLLVNNHIEDPETDVGEIEYKSKQDRFARLITSFQVGYTILHAIGRAGQRLAITTLELNTMDIVVCSLMTAYAWLHKRADVRTLIRLATRTAIGDIMGDRPWRTTPLDFIDENGPGRALNVQPFMKMPVIPPDQPIQRIPNDRFPMNPYACSADICRSRINQYATQTGRAFCFTYLTPVVVATQTLRVTAVATRVSTSIPSTRTVTATNRRHYHSETPDSAGLGIISHRISVYEQCVKD; encoded by the exons ATGGCCTTCTTTGCCGATGTGGGAGGCTTCGTGTTCGAAGCGGCAGCCAGTGGCCCCTTTCCCCTGAATGCCAAGCAACTTCACTGGTTACTTGTTAACAATCATATCGAAGATCCCGAAACCGATGTCGGCGAGATCGAGTACAAGTCAAAACAGGACCGGTTTGCACGCCTCATCACATCCTTTCAGGTTGGCTACACAATCCTACACGCGATTGGTCGGGCCGGACAGCGACTGGCTATCACGACGCTCGAGTTGAACACTATGGACATCGTGGTATGCTCTCTAATGACTGCTTACGCTTGGCTTCACAAGCGGGCCGATGTCAGGACACTGATAAGGCTTGCGACAAGAACAGCGATCGGCGATATTATGGGCGATCGGCCATGGAGAACCACACCATTAGATTTCATCGATGAGAACGGTCCGGGCCGGGCACTCAATGTCCAACCGTTCATGAAAATGCCAGTGATCCCGCCCGACCAGCCGATTCAGCGTATCCCCAACGACCGGTTTCCGATGAACCCATACG CTTGTTCAGCCGACATCTGTCGCAGCCGCATCAACCAATACGCCACACAGACCGGCCGAGCATTCTGCTTCACCTACCTCACGCCTGTCGTCGTTGCTACCCAAACGCTGAGGGTTACTGCAGTTGCTACACGAGTCAGCACGTCTATTCCGAGCACGCGCACCGTCACAGCTAC CAACCGGCGTCACTACCATAGTGAGACGCCAGATTCTGCCGGCCTCGGTATCATCAGCCATCGCATCAGCGTGTACGAACAATGCGTCAAGGATTAG
- a CDS encoding hypothetical protein (COG:C; EggNog:ENOG503NVC5) yields MSSNTAAWLTSKNSSPLDIKPAPSPPSPPPANFLVIKSQAVAINPVDWFIQSPGNPLFSYLRYPVILGSDVAGTVVRSSSHLFVPGDRVVAHAFGTDRRSNSSAEGAFQEYVLVREHLVARIPDHVRFEQAAVLPLGFSTAATALFLGRDQGGLGLALPTSPRGDDKNQVVIVWAGATSVGSNAIQLARAGGYEVYTTASVGNWEHVRRLGAAEVWDYKSESVVGDMIGKLKSENKVCAGAVAIGAGALPRCIDILGGSRTVEGQPKFVSQVSGSKDPGEFLGLGAFGMVKLVVDMVWAGITTVAKAKIKGVGYKFIWGSDIGDDKNKDVAKAIWNVYLAQALGKGEFVPSPEPQVVEGKGLEKIQEGFDTCKKGVSAAKVVVLV; encoded by the coding sequence ATgtcctccaacaccgccgcctgGCTCACCTCCAaaaactcctcccccttggACATCAAACCcgccccatcacccccctccccgcccccagccaacttcctcgtcatcaaaTCCCAAGCCGTGGCCATAAACCCAGTAGACTGGTTCATCCAATCCCCCggcaaccccctcttctcctacCTCCGGTACCCCGTCATCCTCGGTTCCGACGTTGCCGGCACGGTAgtccgctcctcctcccatctgTTCGTCCCCGGCGACAGGGTCGTCGCTCACGCCTTCGGGACAGACCGCCGGTCTAACTCTTCGGCCGAGGGCGCGTTTCAGGAGTACGTCCTTGTTCGTGAGCACCTCGTTGCCAGGATACCCGATCATGTCCGTTTCGAGCAGGCGGCTGTTTTACCTTTGGGGTTTTCGACTGCCGCCACGGCGCTGTTTCTGGGGCGGGATCAgggcgggttggggttggcgttgcCGACTTCGCCGAGGGGAGATGACAAGAATCAGGTGGTTATTGTGTGGGCTGGGGCGACGAGCGTGGGGAGTAACGCGATCCAGCTTGCCAGAGCGGGGGGGTATGAGGTTTATACTACTGCTTCGGTGGGTAATTGGGAGCATGTCCGGCGATTgggggcggcggaggtgtGGGATTACAAGAGTGAGAGTGTGGTGGGGGACATGATTGGCAAGCTAAAGAGTGAGAACAAGGTGTGTGCTGGGGCTGTGGCGATTGGGGCAGGGGCATTGCCAAGATGTATCGACATCTTGGGTGGCTCCCGGACTGTGGAGGGTCAGCCAAAGTTTGTTTCGCAGGTAAGCGGGTCCAAGGATCCCGGCGAGTTCCTTGGGTTGGGGGCGTTTGGGATGGTGAAGCTTGTGGTTGATATGGTATGGGCTGGTATCACGACAgtggccaaggccaagatcaagggcGTGGGGTACAAGTTCATCTGGGGAAGTGATATTGGTGATGACAAGAACAAAGACGTGGCTAAAGCGATATGGAATGTGTACTTGGCGCAGGCATTAGGGAAGGGTGAGTTTGTGCCGTCGCCTGAGCCACAAGTTGTCGAAGGGAAAGGGTTAGAGAAGATCCAAGAGGGTTTCGACACCTGTAAGAAGGGTGTGTCGGCGGCCAAAGTGGTCGTTCTCGTGTAG
- a CDS encoding hypothetical protein (EggNog:ENOG503P2FP; CAZy:AA11) yields MHTASFLATALAAQAARAHLIMNTPIPYNYHGTSSLVQVDSLGALPFPCQGNTDVVEVTSMQAGTEQLVKFTGGAQHGGGSCQFSVIYDFPPPADKSKWKTIYTLIGGCPVSAAGNLPAAQPDQDGRADSPQCGNDSGVECVRQFNVPIPKDMPNANATFAWTWYNKIGNREVYMNCAPVKISGGSDDTTFFNSLPQMFVANIRGECTTNNGVLNIPNPDKFGKVLEQPAPGSEGTCEKAAGVPTFDGDSGAARAPAPTQGQSSTLITSTSSATVPPTATSPEEDITTITPTSLETSVVVIPTTTSAVVIPELVGVPCSPEGRLLCFSPSEFGICNGGIATSQAVAPDTTCSFGTPLSKRSVKYVSKVVVVGPRQITAITPIEDKPTKISAITPIDDSTKISAITPIDEPTKISAITPIEDPTKLTTIIPIEPTSKLTTIIPIDPTTEFPSSGGALPTPAPAPVPAPAPVPAPAPPPLRGTPCNKVGSFCFCKVAGKVFPQLVPMGAICT; encoded by the coding sequence atgcatACTGCGTCTTTCCTAGCTACAGCCCTGGCTGCTCAAGCGGCCAGAGCCCATCTCATTATGAACACTCCCATCCCTTACAACTACCACGGGACCAGCTCCCTCGTTCAAGTCGATTCTCTTGGGGCGCTTCCCTTCCCATGCCAGGGCAACACCGATGTTGTCGAGGTGACATCCATGCAGGCCGGTACCGAGCAGCTCGTTAAGTTCACCGGCGGTGCCCAGCATGGTGGCGGTTCTTGCCAGTTCAGTGTCATCTATGACTTCCCGCCCCCGGCTGACAAGTCAAAGTGGAAGACAATCTACACTTTGATTGGAGGGTGTCCTGTCTCTGCAGCTGGCAACTTGCCCGCCGCCCAACCTGATCAAGACGGCCGTGCTGACTCTCCCCAGTGCGGCAATGATTCTGGAGTCGAGTGCGTTAGACAGTTCAACGTTCCTATCCCGAAGGATATGCCAAACGCGAACGCTACCTTCGCCTGGACTTGGTACAACAAGATCGGCAATCGTGAGGTCTACATGAACTGCGCCCCTGTCAAGATCAGCGGTGGCTCCGACGATACGACCTTTTTCAACTCGCTTCCTCAGATGTTCGTGGCCAACATTCGCGGTGAGTGTACCACCAACAATGGTGTTCTCAACATTCCCAATCCTGATAAGTTCGGAAAGGTTCTTGAGCAACCTGCTCCCGGCAGCGAGGGGACTTGCGAGAAGGCTGCTGGCGTTCCTACTTTTGACGGAGACTCTGGGGCTGCTCGtgctcctgctcccaccCAAGGTCAGTCGTCTACTTTGATCACCTCTACTAGCTCTGCCACCGTCCCTCCCACTGCTACCTCTCCAGAGGAGGATATTACAACAATCACACCTACTTCTTTGGAGACCTCAGTTGTGGTTATTCCCACTACAACCTCTGCCGTCGTCATTCCGGAGTTGGTCGGCGTTCCTTGCTCCCCAGAGGGTAGGCTCTTGTGCTTCTCGCCATCCGAGTTTGGAATCTGCAACGGAGGTATTGCTACATCTCAGGCAGTGGCTCCTGATACGACTTGTTCATTTGGGACCCCTTTGAGCAAGAGGAGCGTCAAGTATGTCTCCAAAGTTGTAGTCGTGGGACCTAGGCAAATCACTGCCATCACTCCTATCGAAGACAAGCCCACCAAGATTAGTGCTATCACTCCCATCGATGATTCCACCAAGATCAGCGCCATCACCCCTATTGACGAGCCTACCAAGATCAGTGCCATCACTCCTATTGAGGACCccaccaagctcaccaccatcatcccaatTGAGCCTACTAGCAAACTCACTACAATTATTCCCATTGACCCCACAACTGAGTTTCCTTccagtggtggtgctctGCCCACTCCTGCCCCGGCTCCTGTCCCGGCTCCAGCTCCTGTCCCAgctcccgcccctcctcctctcaggGGAACTCCCTGCAACAAGGTTGgcagcttctgcttctgTAAGGTGGCAGGCAAGGTATTTCCTCAGCTTGTCCCTATGGGAGCTATCTGCACCTAA
- a CDS encoding hypothetical protein (EggNog:ENOG503NZIQ; COG:O) produces MKASPTALGIFAITSLQSLASALTIAEINGNKYISPYSGQTVTNVTGLLIAKGPNGVFIRSTTPDKDIATSEAIYVFDRNVGANLTVGDIISLDAKVLEYRSSNAYLYLTELSTPKNVQVLSSGNKVKALVIGKDTIDPPNTQFSSLDGGDIYNVPNGVANISEVNPVLEPKKFGLDFWESLSGELVTVRKPSVIKQPNNYGDTWVVGDWKVTGKNKQGGITMTDKDSNPEAIVIGSPLDGTKNPNTSKMGDELEEITGVVQHAFGFYSILPLTAVKVSKPAKGVAAQKPTSLKSKGQCKAITVGSYNVENLSPSSEHLPLIASHIVTYLKSPDFLFLQEVQDNSGPTNNDGITSANLTLSALAASIKAAGGPTYEFAEVAPATPNLDGGQPGGNIRPAYLYNPAIISLYKPNQGQGDDATSVVKGSGKNSPPSLTFNPGRIEPANPAWTASRKPVVGAWVAKGATKPFFTVNVHFGSKGGGSSLHGDRRPPINGGVADRLAQANVTATFISQILNADPKAAVISAGDFNEFSFVRPMKTFAEISKMKDLDEVAGIKPTERYTYAFDMNAQALDHMYVSPSLAASSKSDFEHIHVNTWGSYAEMVSDHDPSVALFDLCG; encoded by the exons aTGAAGGCCTCACCGACTGCTCTCGGCATCTTTGCCATCACGAGCCTTCAGTCTCTGGCGTCCGCCCTGACAATCGCCGAGATCAATGGCAACAAGTACATCTCGCCATACTCAGGGCAGACCGTGACCAACGTCACCGGTCTCCTGATCGCCAAAGGTCCCAACGGAGTATTCATTCGGTCGACAACCCCGGATAAGGACATTGCCACTTCTGAGGCCATCTATGTCTTTGACCGCAATGTGGGTGCCAACCTGACCGTGGGCGACATCATCTCTTTGGATGCCAAGGTGCTCGAGTATCGGTCAAGCAACGCCTACCTCTATCTGACCGAGTTGTCCACTCCCAAGAATGTCCAGGTGCTCTCCAGCGGGAACAAGGTGAAGGCCTTGGTGATTGGGAAGGACACAATCGACCCCCCCAACACTCAATTCAGCTCGCTGGATGGCGGTGACATCTACAATGTGCCCAACGGAGTGGCCAACATCTCCGAAGTGAACCCTGTGCTGGAGCCCAAGAAGTTTGGATTGGATTTCTGGGAGAGCTTGAGCGGTGAACTGGTCACCGTCCGAAAGCCGAGTGTGATCAAGCAACCCAACAACTATGGTGATACCTGGGTCGTCGGTGACTGGAAGGTCACGGGGAAGAACAAGCAGGGAGGCATCACCATGACCGACAAAG ATTCCAACCCAGAGGCTATCGTCATTGGCTCCCCTCTTGATGGCACCAAGaaccccaacaccagcaaGATGGGCGATGAACTCGAGGAAATCACCGGTGTCGTGCAACATGCCTTTGGTTTCTACTCgatcctccccctcaccgcCGTCAAGGTGAGCAAGCCCGCCAAGGGTGTTGCTGCTCAGAAGCCCACCAGCCTCAAGAGCAAGGGCCAGTGCAAGGCCATCACTGTCGGCAGCTACAACGTCGAAAATCTGTCTCCTTCGTCTGAACACCTGCCCCTGATTGCCAGCCACATCGTCACCTACCTCAAGTCCCCTgatttcctcttcctccaggaAGTCCAGGACAACTCGGGccccaccaacaacgacgGCATCACCTCTGCCAACCTGACCCTTTCCGCTCTCGCTGCCAGCATCAAGGCCGCTGGTGGTCCGACCTACGAGTTCGCCGAGGTTGCACCCGCCACCCCTAACCTTGACGGTGGCCAGCCAGGCGGCAACATCCGTCCCGCCTATCTCTacaacccagccatcatctccctctaCAAACCCAACCAGGGCCAAGGGGACGATGCCACCTCCGTTGTGAAGGGCTCGGGCAAGaactctcctccctccctgaCCTTCAACCCGGGCCGCATTGAGCCTGCCAACCCAGCCTGGACCGCCTCTCGCAAGCCCGTTGTCGGTGCCTGGGTCGCCAAGGGTGCCACCAAGCCTTTCTTCACCGTCAACGTCCACTTCGGCAGCAAGGGCGGCGGTTCCAGCCTCCACGGCGACCGTCGTCCTCCCATCaatggtggtgtggctgaCAGACTTGCTCAGGCTAACGTCACTGCT ACCTTCATCTCCCAGATCCTCAACGCCGACCCCAAAGCTGCCGTCATCTCCGCCGGTGACTTCAACGAGTTCTCCTTTGTCCGGCCCATGAAGACTTTTGCCGAGATCAGCAAGATGAAGGACCTGGACGAGGTGGCCGGCATCAAGCCCACCGAGCGGTACACCTACGCCTTTGACATGAACGCCCAGGCGCTCGACCACATGTACGTCAGCCCTTCGCTTgcggccagcagcaagagcgACTTTGAGCACATTCACGTCAACACTTGGGGGTCGTACGCCGAGATGGTGTCGGACCATGATCCCAGCGTGGCTCTGTTTGATTTGTGCGGGtga
- a CDS encoding hypothetical protein (EggNog:ENOG503P75Q): MAPYAISIDNRSDIKRSYALFAEPPTIKHNGGSAIKVVTRIISSARGVASPHGQANFTLSKKLYARCGVYDVEVDPSPDDQNRKRVGSGVEVIDQRLVTLGSTDKHGNIVPGTTLMIDSSSGTPAFTENNPAPSGAVGCFCIQTRGDFSVKEAKLNQFVVGFCSSTRQSIGPYATFVPQPSEEYQIAPSKGFYVVVGNFNPYDLADMRLKDSMSSCYVDFASLETDSVTLVHHSNGTLVRQVVTDGEMRPVPVPSPNPPVFARAFAREEFRVGTATVTARSSQDDGSSNSISGSSAGTSTPTWSVLS, from the exons ATGGCTCCATACGCAATCTCAATCGACAACCGCTCCGACATCAAGCGGTCTTACGCCCTATTCGCTGAACCGCCAACCATCAAGCACAACGGCGGCTCGGCCATCAAAGTGGTCACTCGCATCATCAGCAGCGCCCGGGGGGTGGCATCCCCGCATGGCCAGGCCAACTTCACGCTCTCCAAAAAGTTGTACGCAAGATGCGGGGTCTACGATGTCGAAGTCGACCCGTCACCTGACGACCAGAACCGAAAACGCGTCGGGAGCGGCGTTGAGGTCATCGACCAGCGACTTGTCACACTCGGGTCGACAGACAAACATGGCAATATCGTACCCGGGACCACGCTCATGATAGACAGCTCAAGCGGCACGCCGGCGTTTACTGAGAACAACCCCGCGCCGTCCGGTGCTGTTGGGTGCTTCTGCATTCAGACCCGAGGCGACTTTTCGGTCAAGGAGGCGAAGCTGA ACCAATTCGTTGTTGGCTTCTGCTCGTCCACACGCCAGAGCATCGGCCCTTATGCCACCTTCGTCCCGCAGCCCAGCGAGGAGTATCAGATCGCGCCATCCAAGGGCTTTTACGTGGTCGTGGGGAATTTCAACCCCTACGACCTCGCCGACATGAGGCTCAAGGACAGCATGTCCTCCTGCTATGTGGATTTTGCCTCCCTCGAGACGGACTCTGTCACACTAGTCCACCACAGCAACGGGACGCTCGTCAGGCAGGTGGTCACAGATGGGGAGATGAGGCCGGTGCCAGTCccatcacccaaccccccagtCTTTGCACGAGCTTTTGCAAGAGAGGAATTCAGGGTCGGAACTGCAACAGTCACGGCTAGGTCGAGTCAGGACGATGGGAGTTCGAATTCGATATCAGGGAGCTCTGCTGGCACCTCGACACCGACTTGGTCCGTCTTGAGCTGA